The following are from one region of the Vicia villosa cultivar HV-30 ecotype Madison, WI unplaced genomic scaffold, Vvil1.0 ctg.001408F_1_1, whole genome shotgun sequence genome:
- the LOC131634994 gene encoding secreted RxLR effector protein 161-like: protein MVCLYVDDILLTWSCSDEIVKYKNVLMNEFEMTDLVNLVYFLGIEVLYSEKGIILHHLKYELELLKIFELTNRKSAVTPSETNHKLDSNIEGDDVNATTFKQLVGSLRYLYNTRHDICYAVRMVSRFMNNSKWSHYQASIRILRYIKGTLKYGVVFPSEDECESELMCYSDSGWCGDRVDRRSTSRYFFKFIGSLISWCSKKQPVIALSTCESEYIAGALSACQAVWMMNL, encoded by the coding sequence ATggtgtgtctttatgttgatgacatattgttgACATGGAGTTGTTCTGATGAGATAGTCAAGTACAAGAATGTACTGATGAATGAATTTGAGATGACTGACCTAGTAAATTTGGTATACTTTCTAGGGATAGAGGTTTTGTACTCTGAAAAAGGTATCATTTTGCATCACCTAAAGTATGAACTTGAACTTCTCAAGATATTCGAACTGACAAATAGAAAGTCTGCAGTCACACCTTCTGAAACAAATCACAAGCTGGATTCTAATATTGAGGGTGATGATGTAAATGCTACAACTTTTAAACAGTTGGTAGGGTCACTGAGATATCTATATAATACTAGACATGACATTTGTTACGCAGTTAGAATGGTGAGTAGATTTATGAACAACTCAAAGTGGTCACATTATCAAGCTTCTATTAGAATTTTGAGGTATATTAAGGGGACTTTGAAGTATGGAGTTGTGTTCCCTTCTGAAGATGAATGTGAGTCCGAACTAATGTGTTACTCAGACTCTGGCTGGTGTGGTGATAGAGTTGACAGAAGAAGTACTTCTagatattttttcaaatttatagGAAGTCTCATTTCTTGgtgttccaagaagcaacctgttaTTGCTTTGTCAACTTGTGAATCTGAATACATTGCAGGTGCTTTGTCTGCATGTCAAGCTGTTTGGATGATGAATTTGTAA